One part of the Lotus japonicus ecotype B-129 chromosome 2, LjGifu_v1.2 genome encodes these proteins:
- the LOC130740989 gene encoding uncharacterized protein LOC130740989 has translation MKWVRDISMANNFVLVTTKSDSGAKGRKEYVILGCEKHGAYIPYREPDLVEGTSTQKTGCPFRLKGRRTKDDKGWWLKVMDGRHIHLAAESLVGHNYAGRLNSEAKEDVINQAKTWVPPRKMLASLKEKDPSNLTTIQQIYSVCKRFRQSVRGSLTEIQYLLKKLDGEKYVHFERNEPGSEVIRDIFWAHPNAVKLFNTFPYVVIMDCTYKTSKYKLPLLEIVGLTSTDKTYSIAFCYIGSETTEDYIWALECMKSLISDQSRLPRVIVTDRDLALLSAASQSLPTTTHLLCLWHINKCVLAKCKEYVGTDDFAQEVMDKWAELVDAPTVPEFEAHWIELFNMCKHKHKLKFATYCSTTWLVHKQKFAKAWTNHVMHFGTTTSNRAEGAHASLKLMLRNSKGDLATSWNASHSLTTNRHTEIVASFERSMNKIDHLFKTPFYTNIRGFVSIKCLKLIDAELTRMRACGGRCDCLLRETHGLPCGCQLADYERIPYEAIHPFWKSLSWEHVPVADTGSSDICGLNHGEMHPEVEALTRYFHSLDTGGQSMVRRKLQAIYCPERSTLCTPELRIKSNRTPKLKESKQPKGRAIGSLTRDPSAFELTDKKIKEEKKSSQPAKRKKRVKKSDTSHFMCNFPAFLHPYIGTITDVEDDGNCGYRSIAALMGHSAGQDGWPWVRATLIQELETNVVMYNRMWGTDVVYGLHNRLTLPIGDPATPDKWFQLPEMGYLVATKYQLVLVSLSSMGCNTYFPLIGADPRDEHSVIAIGHVINHWVQVYFDQIH, from the exons atgaaatgggttcgcgacatttctatggcaaataattttgttttggtgacaacaaagtctgatagtggtgcgaagggaagaaaagaatatgtcattctggggtgtgagaagcatggtgcgtatattccctacagagaaccggatcttgttgaaggaacgtcaacacaaaagacaggttgtccttttaggctaaaaggacgacgtacgaaagatgataaaggttggtggttgaaggtgatggacggtagacacatccatctcgcagctgagtcactagttggccacaattacgctggtagactgaatagtgaggcgaaggaggacgtgataaatcaggctaagacttgggttccacctagaaagatgttggcgtccttgaaggaaaaagatccttcaaacttgactaccatccaacaaatttatagtgtttgcaagcggttcagacaatccgttcgtgggtcactgacagagatacaatacttgctgaagaagttggacggtgagaagtatgttcacttcgaacgaaatgaacccggatcggaagtgattagagatatattttgggctcatccgaatgccgtcaaacttttcaacacattcccatatgtagtgatcatggattgcacatacaagaccagcaaatacaaactacccttgctcgagattgttggcctgacctccacggataaaacatactcaatagcattctgttacattggcagtgagaccacagaggactacatttgggcattggagtgtatgaagtctctgatTTCCGACCAATCCAGGTTGCCTAGAGTGATTGTGACGGATAGAGATCTTgctttattgagtgctgcttcacaaagccttcccaccaccacccatttactatgcttgtggcacatcaacaagtgtgttttggcaaagtgcaaagagtatgttggcacggatgattttgctcaagaggttatggacaagtgggccgaattggtagatgctccaacagttccagaatttgaagctcattggattgaattgtttaacatgtgcaagcataaacacaagttgaaatttgccacttattgttctactacatggttggtccacaagcagaaatttgccaaggcatggacaaatcatgtgatgcattttggaacaacaacaagtaacag ggctgaaggtgcacatgccagcttgaagttgatgttgcggaacagtaagggtgacctggccacatcatggaatgcgtcgcatagtttgaccaccaatcgccacactgagatagtagcatcgtttgagcgcagtatgaataaaattgatcaccttttcaagacccctttctacacaaatattagGGGATTTGTGTCAATCAAATGCCTGAAACTCATTGATGCTGAACTGACAAGAATGCGAGCCTGCGGCGGCAGATGCGATTGcttattgagagagactcatggactaccttgcggttgtcaacttgcag attatgagaggattccgtacgaggccattcatccattctggaagagcctaagttgggagcatgtacctgttgcagatactggcagctcagatatttgcggactaaaccatggagagatgcacccagaagttgaggcactgacacgttatttccattctttggatactggagggcagagtatggtaaggaggaagcttcaagcgatATATTGTCCTGAAAGGAGTACACTATGTACTCCTGAGCTTCGGATAAAGTCCAACCGCACTCCTAAGTTGAAAGAGAGCAAACAACCCAAGGGtcgagcaataggatccttgactcgtgatccttcagcgtttgaacttacagacaagaagattaaagaggaaaagaagtcttcacaaccagcaaagaggaagaagcgtgtgaagaagtctgatacaagccatttcatgtgtaactttccagcctttctccatccatatattggcacaattacagatgttgaggatgatggtaactgtggctatagatccATTGCTGCATTAATGGGGCATTCCGCCGGTCAGGACGGTTGGCCTTGGGTTAGGGCTACATTGATACAAGAACTTGAGACCAATGTGGTAATGTATAATAGGATGTGGGGCACAGATGTTGTTTATGGCTTACATAATCGTCTCACTCTTCCTATTGGTGACCCGGCCACCCCTGACAAATGGTttcaactgccagagatgggataccttgttgcCACAAAGTACCAATTGGTTCTCGTATCCTTATCCTCTATGGGTTGTAACACATACTTTCCACTGATAGGAGCCGACCCACGAGATGAGCATTCTGTTATAGCTATTGGACATGTGATAAATCACTGGGTACAGGTATATTTTGACCAAATACACTAA